The following nucleotide sequence is from Apium graveolens cultivar Ventura chromosome 4, ASM990537v1, whole genome shotgun sequence.
GAAGAGAATAACCGTCCACGTTATCCAACAACCAAAACAACTATATAACTCATTCAAACAAACGCCAAATAACCGAACCCCAAGTACAAATTATATCCAATCCTCAACTAAATAAAAATTGTATCCCGATTCAAACTGTATCCAAATCTAATCAAATCTCGCGAAGTGTCAGTGTGCCTAGAGCACCGAATAAACTAAACCAATGTGTCTAAAGTACCAAATAAAAATTGTATCCCAATTCAAACTGTATCCAAATCTTATCAAATCTCGTGAAGGGATAGtgtgcctagagcaccaaataaactaaaaaaaCCCTTGTAGGGACAATGTGCCTAAAGCACCAGATAAAAAAACAAAAGGCGGAGAAGTATACAGATGTGCCTAGGGTTATCTCCATCATCAACATGAGAAAGAGAAACGTAGATTAGGGCAagaaagagaaaagaaaataattttatcaAAGACAGAGAGAAAGAAGAGCATGTGTGTAAGTGCCAATCAAAACCAAACGAAACGAGCAAAAATAACTcaatcaaaatcaaaatcaaaatatGTATCCCCGAGAAATTCAATCAATTTTAAGAAAAAAACAGTAATCTATATTCTTTACTGATAAGCGAAATCATGTTTTATTGGTGCACAAAAGTATCAAAGTGCCAAATTTTGGTACTTATTACTTACCTAACAAAAATTGACTTTTATTCTATCTGAACTTTGTTTTTATTAGTTAGTGTTTATccaaatttatttttatttttaatttaaaaaatattttttatcaataattaagtaatattaaacaAAGTATATTGAAAATGTTAATTCTAAAatgattataaaataatattaattaatatttatctaaaataacaaatatttggttgaaaatataattttaatttatactCTTTATTAAGAAGCGAAACCATATTTTATTGCAGCATAAAAGTCCAGAAGTACAAAATtaccaaattttggtactcaCCTAACACAAATTGACTATTAATCTCTCTAAACTTTGTTATCTATTAGTTAATGTTCATCCAAGCGTATATTTACtttaatttgaaaaatatttgtttatcaataattaaataatattaaataaactatattgaaaaagttaattataaaaaaattatcaaataatagtaattaataataaattatttaaaataacaaatatttcattcataagataattatacaattcgtttcacaaaaataaaattaatatgttagatttctataacaagtaaaacaaagCTGAAGTAGAATTATTATAGAAAATTTCATATCTCATTCGATTTCTTTTAACTACGTAATTATTCTTTATAGGTACCAATTTAATAGTTtgtattaatatattaatttcgATATGGTTTTTCTACTACAAATACTAATTCGATATTTTAATATGTTTCGCATGCgttatcaactatctatactaTTAAGAGAAACCATATTTTATTAGAACACAAAATAACTAAAACTTGGTACTCACtagaaaaattatataattattttaaaattttatataattaatctcaaataacacgaattgacttctaTACTTTTATATACTTTATTTTCACATTAATTTCTACTTCTTGGTGTTCATATAAACGTCGATTTACTTTTAAATAACCGTATTAATAAAAGCTAACATGTTGAATTaatataacaagtaaaataattatGTGCATTAATAGAACTAAATTTATAAGCCATATTAGTAAAAGTAAAGAACTATAGGTGAAATTTTATGATTACACTTGACTTCAATTTCTTTTAACTATATAATTTAatagtatttatttattattttaatttgtgttttgtaTGAATTATTCTGAAATTTAATTTTATACAAATAATAATTTAATGTTATTTTTAATTTCGGCCCTGTTCAAGAAAAGATTTGAAGAAAAAAcgagaaaaataattaattaagcaCATGTTTTAAAACCCTAACATGTAAAACTAAACCCAATATAACTTATTATCAAGTTATCTTGTACCATGATAAATTCTAGCTCGGATGTAAGACTCCGCACCGACAGTATAAAGAGGCGAAAAAAAAGTAGGTAAAAAGGTAGGTTTTATTATATAATAAGAGTTATTCTGGTTTACAATAAAAGAGAGATTTATGTAGCTAACAACCAAATAAAAAATTAATAGAGAAAATATTCTAAGAAGTAAACTTTTATAATAATGAAACTAttcaataataaaaatattatatagcATATATTAGCAGCTCGAAATTTCAGAGAAGGTCAAAAAGTTGATTGAGAAACTGAGTTGTATCattatttttatcctttttcAATTTGCTGAATGGGTTCTATTATTTTACATGTGAAGGGTATGTTACCCATTGCAAATACCAGTGATACACATTATAAATGGTACTAAGATAGAAATTATAGTTTCTCTGTTGCAGATAAACATGAGTATTTTTAACggttattttattttactttagTCTGCCTGATAAGGTGAGCCCTATGCTTGTTAAATCAAGCACCATCAATCATGTACAATTTCAGCATCAATGTCCCAGGACTTGGTTTACTATTACTTTGTTTGTACAGAGCACAAAATATAATATATGGAAGACGTTTTACTACGTATATTTTTTGTTATCTTAAACGGCATAGTATTATAACTATAAATTCCAAAATATCTTGGTCACAATTACCGTGAAGACTACGTATAATAATAGAAGAGTTGCAATCATTTTATGGTGGTCAAAATCTAAGAAAGTATGAAAAAGTTGTCTGCTAAATAAAGTCAAAAAAAGTCTAGAAATGATTTGGAATTGTGCATTACGCAACGCCAGTAGATTTGGAAACGAAACAATCCCAGTACAATGTGAATTTTGAAGACACTGCTGATATGATTGACAACACATACATGCATCTGCAAGTATATATAGAGTTATATACATGTATATCACTGGCTTCTAAATTCATCAGTATCATAAAGTATGGAGTTGGGGAGGAGTTCAGAAGAGATCAACAGATCCTCATCATCATCTCAAGttgatgataataataataacatggacaagaagaagaagaggagaaGAAGAAAGAACTTAATGTTAGGGTGTTTTAGAAGAAGGAGAAATGATAATGGTGATTCAACTATTGGGGAGAGTCATGTGAATGGAAGCTTGAATATGGAATCAGCTTCTGATTTTCGTAATCCCACTCACCTTGTTGTTACTGTTAATGGTATCATTGGCAGGTCTGTTCCACCTTTTTTACTTTCATTTTCATACTAATTATTTATACTACTCCACCCTTAACTAGTACTCTTTATGTTTAATTAATAGTGTTAATTTTTTTAGTTGATATGAAAATGATTTGTATTTTTGCATTTGTCTGTTTGTTTAATGTGATTGAATGAAAAGTTAAATTTTATCGGTGAACAATTTAAATGAGACATGTAACATACTTGAGTGGGAGTGGTAACATCTTCAAGTGACTCTTTCTGTGGCTTCTTAAGTTCAATTTTAGGCTGTTTGGAAGAATATATGAATTTAATCATTACTGTTAAGAGGAAAATACAATTTTTTGTTCATTTTAGTAACAAAGTAACTATTGTGGTGATTATGATTTTGGATAAGTTTGCATTTTCTTCTTTAGGAATGTATAAATGTTGCTCTTGTTATGAATTGCTGAAAGGGTGTGTTTACTTGTAGAGGAAAATGCTACTCAATACTGATATACTCTTATGCTATTGGAGTACTGGTACAAGTAGTACGTAGAATAAGTATAAAACCAAATTCCCAGAACAACAAACAATAAGTAGTATCTGTTAGAAACGGTCCATGTGCACATGGAAGCTGCCTAGTAATTTCTTGTGGCATATTTTAACTCTAATGTTTAGTTGCTTGTAAAAAATCAAGTTGTTTCCATAATCTCACTTTTGAGATCAACGCAAGGATTAAAAAACCAGTTTTATGAGGCATCCACAATCTACGATGATTAGATTAACCATAGACACATTAATGGGTCTTGGGAAATTGTAATTTCAGGAAAGACAAATTTTGATCCCATTTCATCTCCTCCCCCCAACCACCCGCAAACCCAAATTGCGTACAAAATCTCCTAGTTCGTTACTTCCAGGCTTGCATCAAACGTTTCCCCTGTGCCCAGGTAGcactatttttatttaattattgtttaaataGTGTTTTTTCATGTTTGTAGTGCTCAAAATTGGAGATTTGCTGCAAAGCAGTTTCTGAAGAGGTACCCTCATGATGTTGTTGTTCATTGTAAGTTTAAATTTGAATTACTTTTTTTTATGTTCATGTCTTATGTTTAATTTTAGTCATGGACGTGCTGTAGGACACACAATAGAAACTTCCGTACTATAGTAACCAATATTTTTATTCTTGATTACCCTTTTATGTTCATGTCTTATGCTTGATTTTTACACTGCTGTTCTACTGTTGTTCTTGTGGAATTCAGAGGTCAGAGTGGGGGGATGTGAATGCCTTCTGAAAGAAAAGAACCTCCCTTTAAAAAGATGTGCTTCAGATGTAACAACAAAAATGATATCTAGAAATAAATACCCTTTTCAGGAATCGGAGTCTTCAGTTCAAAAATGAAAACCCTTTTACGAGTTCTGATTTCAGGAATGAAAAATTGTAGTGAGCAATAGTAAAAGGTTGTTTATATAGAGATATTTGTATTCATTCTGCAGATTCGACTGTGAAACACTAATAATTCTTAGCTTATAGTATCAATCATTAGAAAACGAAAGTAGCAACAAAAAACAACGAACTCTCTTTTTTTGCAACATGAACAGTTTTTGTATTCCATCTCCGAGCTATTTCATAGTGACACTGTTTTTGTTCCACGGATTAACTGTGTCAGAGCTCCCAGGTACTGCACAAGACTACTGATTAGAATAGCTTGGCAGTTAGATATTCTGAGCAATACAGTATAGCATGAGGTATAGTTAGTTTTTTTCTTGAATTAATTGAGAACACTCACATCTCCGCTTTACCTTTACAAGACTTGAACCTCAACCTCATGGAAAGGGAGTGAGGCCGATACAACCAAAGGAGGAGCCCCTTGGTAGTGGCAATAAGAATTTTATCCTAATACATGACATGTGTTTCAGTTCCCACTTGTCAGCCTTTGGAAGCTCAAACTAATCTGCCTACTTGGTTTTTGTGATGTTTTTTTATCTATATATTTAAGTGTGGCACGCACACACAATCCTTCCCTCTAGTTGGAGATGTAGAGCAAGTCCAAGAGATGCCTTAAAACATGTCTTAAATCAAAATTTAGGGTAATTGATACTAATCAGAGCTCCAACAGTGTCCTAAACATGTCTTAAAATGCTAGGACATCTTTCAAGTGCCTTATCTTTAGGGCATCACAATACATGCCCTATTTCGTTTCTTCAAATAAAAAATTTGTTTCCCTCTTTTTTTACACATCTCTATCCTCTCATCTTTGCTCTTCCCtccaattttaattcaaatatattattattttaataataaggcATAAGTATAAGGCAAATTGTTGGAATTGATATATCAAATTAATGTCCTAAAGTACTAGAACAccattatttattatatttataaggcaTATGTTAGGACATTGTTAGACTTACTCTTAAATTTAACATACAGCTCGTATCCTTTTGTAACCGTAAGCTTTAATGTTTCAAGCACACTAGATCAAGTTAAAAACATttttttacttttaaaaattcTCTATGCAGGCAGTGAATCTAATCATTCAATGTTGACCTTTGATGGTGTTGATGTGATGGGAAGCAGATTAGCTGAAGAGGTATATAATGACATCTATATTGAAGTATGAAATTTTCACCTTGTGTGATAACTGTGTTGCTCTCATTTAGTTTTTTTGTATAACCAATCATTTATTTCAATCACTTCTCCAAATCACAAAACTACAATACTGATACTGTTACGTTCAGGTCTTATCTGTTGTGAAACGCCATCCAGGTCTTCAGAAAATATCTTTCATAAGTCACTCACTTGGTGGCCTAGTATCCAGATATGCTATAGCTAAGCTTTATACAGAAGAGTTTACAGAGGAAACATGTGAAGTAAAAGGAGACTCTCCATACAGGGAAGAGATGGTCAAAGGAACAATGGCTGGATTGGAGCCCATAAACTTCATAACATCCGCAACTCCACACCTCGGCTGTAGAGGGCATCGACAGGTGATTATTTTGTGCTCTTTAGGCTTACCTTTTTGTTCTATGCCCTGAAACCTTTCTAAATGAACTCTAGGAAGCAGTACGGATGTTTTTGTTGCTAACTTATTTATTTAGTAGAGAGTACTTTTAGATATGATGAGTGAGACCAAAAACACATCTAGTAATCCAATAATCTTTATATGGTTGATATAAGCTAGGTAAGATTTGTTCCTAAGAATCTATTGAGCGATTTTGCGGAAACATTACTCCCAATCTGATTTATATGATTGTTTTATACAAATATTGAAGTGAAAGCCTTAAACTAGAAATTGTGAAATGCAGAAAATAAAAGATGTCACGACTGCTGTGTGATACTGACGGCCAACACACTGGTCAATGTTGATCAACTAATCAGTAAAAGGTCTGAGCTTATTAATCACACATACAAATTGAAACTGGTTTAGTCTATTTGTTCAAAAAATAGTCTTGGAGTCATGCTAGTGGAGTAAACAATGTCTATGTTGTGTGCTATGAGAACCAACTTGTACTACTTGTACATATACAAGTATTTATGGATAGTCTTATATTCTACCAAAGTTCTTTTCTGTAGTTGTATGTGTGTATTTTTCGACCAAACTACTTATATATCTACACATATCTTGTGACATCTTAATAGAGAGCAAAGTTTCATTTGTTAAATCAGAGTATGCATCTATCCCATTGGCTAGTATGTCTCTTATCTGAATACCTGTGCACTAGTTTCCTTTACCAACATTCTAGCAATAACTTTTAATAGATTGCTAGAGCGCATAACTTTGTGGTCCTTGCTCCTTGCATCTATATGTAGGACATAAGACTGTTGTTGAGGCAGAATTATAAACTTCACTATTATAAGCTGCTGCGTGCTTTCCAGTTTTACAAAACTATATGGCCAGTCATAAATTTTTAGTTCTACTATTAATACAAATGCAGATACCTTTGTTTTGTGGAATTCTTGCCATTGAGAAAGCAGCAACAAATATATCTTGGCTTCTCGGAAGAACCGGGAAGCACCTGTTTCTAACTGATACAGATGATGGGAAACCTCCCCTTCTGCTTCGGATGGTGGATGACTGTGAAGAACTTAAATTTATGTGAGCACTTGTGAAATAATAATGATATAATTCTTCCGCAAGATTTTTGTTCTGACAATGTTTTTAAGCTGCACGTTATCTTTTTTCTTGTCTGTCCAGATCTGCTTTGCAGTCCTTCAAGCGGCGGGTGACCTATGCAAATGCACGTTTTGACCGTATCCTTTTATGCATCATTTGACTTCTGACTAAATTACTCTTAGCATACATTACTAGGATCAAAGTTGAAAATATTTGAACTCATCTTCACATGCTAAAAGTAAGTGGCAGTATGGACATGGGGACAACGTGATATACCATGGAGAAGTcctaaaaatgaattataaatggCAACGGAACATCAACATTCCACACCGGTATCTTAAGCAGGATGTGCACATTTATCTGCTCTAGCTTTTTAAGTGGGCATATTCCGTTTGCAGGAATTATCATTATTTTGTTAATTCTGAATTACTTTCTTTTCATGGTCAAACAGTGCACATATTCAACATAAAATGCGAAGTCTAATAGCTGCAGCCTGACAGATAGATATTTAATGGCAATACATTAACATTGTAGAGATCCTGGATATATGATCTAGTCAAGTCTTAGTCCTAAAGAATTGGTAGCTTAAGATGAGTATGAAATACAATAATGTGAAGTTCTTTCAAATTCGATACCATAATTTAACATTCACTATGCTTATTAGTTGTTTTTGTATGTTTGATATAATGTTTACAGCAAGCAAACTAACGATATATACTATTTTTGGTACACTTTTTTTTCACTTAAAATTGTTTGTAGATATTGTAGGATGGAGTACATCATCTCTTAGGCGTCGTACTGAACTTCCGAAGGTAAGAATTGAACAGTTTAAAATTAAAAGTATACTAAAATCAAATTGGGCTGGTTCTCCAAATCATCTCACTTATTTTTGGCTTCAGAATCAGAAATTTCCAAGAAATAATCAATATCCTCATGTTATAAATGAGGAGCCAGCTAGAACTGACTATTTTTACAAAGCCGAGCACGATGATGACATGACTGATGACATGGAAGGTCTGATACTTTCCTTTTATGAACTGATTACTATAGTATTAGCCCTTAAGAACCTCAAGGTTACATACATAATTCTTCTTATTATTGGCACTCATGAATCATGATTGTAAGCTGTTTTTGTGAACAGCTTCTATCTTGAATCATGATTGTAAGCTGTTTTTGTGAACAGCTTCCATCATGCAGTAGCCAGTAAGTAATCTTAAATGACATCTGTTAgagttttattcaaaaatattttattcaatttaGGGAAGGAAAAGAGTAACAGGTTCCCTGCTCCAAATTCTATATGAAAGTATGGTAAAAAATTATTTATAGGGAATACAGAACATATTGAGGGACACTAAAAACGTGATTAGCACTGTGCACGGTGCAAGGGGTACACGTTAGTAAACCATGAATAGATAAGAAACACATTTTCTAGAAGTTGCTAGCTTTAGATAGTAAACCATGAATAGATAAGAAACACATTTTCTACAAGTTGCTAGCTTTAGATAGTAAACCATGAATAGATAAGAAACACATTTTCTACAAGTTGCTAGCTTTAGATATTACTTTTTGGTCGAACTAGCATATAATTATAAAAGTGATATAGATACATGCGAGAGAAA
It contains:
- the LOC141720886 gene encoding putative lipase ROG1, whose protein sequence is MELGRSSEEINRSSSSSQVDDNNNNMDKKKKRRRRKNLMLGCFRRRRNDNGDSTIGESHVNGSLNMESASDFRNPTHLVVTVNGIIGSAQNWRFAAKQFLKRYPHDVVVHCSESNHSMLTFDGVDVMGSRLAEEVLSVVKRHPGLQKISFISHSLGGLVSRYAIAKLYTEEFTEETCEVKGDSPYREEMVKGTMAGLEPINFITSATPHLGCRGHRQIPLFCGILAIEKAATNISWLLGRTGKHLFLTDTDDGKPPLLLRMVDDCEELKFISALQSFKRRVTYANARFDHIVGWSTSSLRRRTELPKNQKFPRNNQYPHVINEEPARTDYFYKAEHDDDMTDDMEETMIRGLTKLSWERVDVSFKGSRQRLMAHSTIQVKTPFINSDGADVIQHMLDNFML